In a genomic window of Mycolicibacillus parakoreensis:
- a CDS encoding class I adenylate-forming enzyme family protein: protein MAHPLSERIAAVLNLHPEASALEYDGRWITWAQLADAARRIGAPIAAGSRVGILLRNRPPHVAALLGVLLAEACVVVINPARGDDRTRADIAALQLPMIIGDPDDLAALVTPGPATTVVALAGLDSEPQVTVATEPPSDTGRPGVAVWMLTSGTTGPPKRVDLRYSMLAHSVIGPGPAPTQLRRGIAIVNAPLVHIGGVFRILQCIAEARPFVLLERFDLDLWAAAVRRYRPRAVSLVPAALRMVLHSELTRDDLSSLRAVTSGTAPLSADDADAFTAKFGVPVLTSYAATEFGGGVAGWTLQDYQKHWRDKRGSVGRATLGAQLRVVDDHGAVLAPGQPGVLEVRPGQLGPHADWMRTTDLARIDDDGFLWILGRADQAIIRGGFKVMPDDVRAALEAHPAVRGAAVVSRDDARLGATPVAAVELHAGAEADAGTLVAALRTRLASYEIPTAIVIVDALPRTPSGKADLGAVRELIDAQAQHAR from the coding sequence ATGGCACACCCGCTCAGCGAACGCATCGCCGCGGTCCTGAACCTGCACCCCGAGGCGTCCGCACTCGAGTACGACGGCCGGTGGATCACCTGGGCCCAGCTCGCCGATGCGGCCCGGCGAATCGGCGCGCCGATCGCCGCGGGGAGCCGAGTCGGCATCCTGCTGCGCAACCGACCTCCCCACGTGGCGGCCCTGCTGGGGGTGCTGCTCGCCGAAGCCTGCGTCGTGGTCATCAACCCGGCGCGCGGTGATGACCGCACCCGTGCCGACATCGCCGCGTTGCAATTGCCGATGATCATCGGAGACCCCGATGATCTGGCCGCCCTGGTCACCCCGGGGCCCGCCACCACGGTGGTGGCGCTCGCCGGCCTCGACAGCGAGCCGCAGGTCACCGTGGCCACCGAACCGCCGTCGGACACCGGCCGCCCCGGGGTGGCGGTCTGGATGCTGACCAGCGGCACCACCGGCCCCCCGAAGCGCGTCGACCTGCGCTACAGCATGCTGGCGCACAGCGTGATCGGCCCCGGCCCGGCGCCCACGCAGTTACGGCGCGGGATCGCGATCGTCAACGCGCCGCTGGTCCACATCGGTGGCGTGTTCCGGATATTGCAGTGCATCGCCGAGGCGCGCCCGTTCGTCCTGCTGGAACGATTCGATCTGGACCTGTGGGCTGCGGCGGTGCGCCGCTACCGGCCCCGCGCGGTGTCGCTGGTGCCGGCCGCACTGCGCATGGTGCTGCATTCGGAGCTGACCCGCGACGATCTGTCCAGCCTGCGGGCCGTCACCTCCGGGACCGCGCCGCTGTCGGCCGATGACGCCGACGCCTTCACCGCCAAGTTCGGCGTCCCGGTGCTGACCTCGTATGCCGCGACCGAATTCGGGGGCGGTGTCGCCGGCTGGACCCTGCAGGATTACCAGAAGCACTGGCGCGACAAGCGGGGCAGCGTGGGGCGAGCGACCCTCGGAGCGCAACTGCGGGTGGTCGATGACCACGGTGCGGTGCTCGCGCCCGGACAACCCGGCGTGTTGGAGGTCCGGCCGGGCCAGCTGGGCCCCCACGCGGATTGGATGCGGACCACCGATCTGGCGCGCATCGATGACGACGGTTTCCTGTGGATCTTGGGCCGCGCCGATCAGGCCATCATCCGCGGCGGGTTCAAGGTGATGCCCGACGATGTGCGCGCCGCGCTGGAGGCCCACCCGGCGGTCCGCGGGGCCGCCGTCGTGAGCCGCGACGATGCGCGCCTCGGTGCGACGCCGGTCGCCGCGGTCGAACTGCACGCCGGAGCCGAGGCCGACGCCGGGACCTTGGTCGCGGCGCTGCGCACACGGTTGGCCAGCTACGAGATCCCTACCGCGATCGTGATCGTCGACGCCCTCCCGCGGACCCCATCGGGCAAAGCCGACCTCGGCGCGGTGCGCGAACTGATCGACGCGCAGGCCCAGCATGCCCGGTGA
- a CDS encoding class I adenylate-forming enzyme family protein — MPGDTVADVLRTQARLRGDHPLLICDAERLSYLQAQRQSSVLARRLLALGAGKGTHVGLLYPNSVAFVIGALAAARLGAVVVPFPTFATAPELRRQLVHSDVRILLAAESYRSHDYRHRLTEALGGVDLDHTESIFSRHAPQLRRVLFATATPDLPGADDTHLHAVESDVDGHDRLVIIYTSGSAGTPKAVVHTHAGLLGHQRNLNEIRRLTVTDILFCNSPFFWIGGFGYALLATVLAGSTLLCSTAADAGATLDLLEAEKPTVTNGFAGTVAGLARHRSFGRRDLTTLRRGNLYPIMAPQTRPADTALRHNMLGLTETGGPVLLSGDETDQPEHRRGSFGKPAPGFECRVESGELLLRGRYLMQGYHKRSREESFDADGWFHTGDLVRTDADGYYYYLGRRDAVIKTGGANVSPAEVEAAITKVTGCAAVHVFGLPDPERGQVVAAVIVPGSAQVNVASLGDRLRTELSAYKIPRRVTTVAADDLPLLPGGKVDTRGLAKAFHG; from the coding sequence ATGCCCGGTGACACCGTCGCCGACGTCCTACGCACCCAGGCCCGGCTGCGCGGCGATCATCCGCTGCTGATCTGCGATGCCGAGCGGCTCAGTTATCTGCAGGCGCAGCGGCAGTCCTCGGTGCTCGCGCGTCGCCTGCTCGCCCTCGGAGCCGGCAAGGGCACGCATGTCGGCCTGCTCTACCCGAATTCGGTGGCCTTCGTGATCGGCGCGCTGGCCGCGGCGCGCCTCGGCGCGGTGGTCGTTCCCTTCCCGACCTTCGCCACGGCACCGGAATTGCGACGCCAACTGGTGCACAGTGATGTCCGGATCCTGTTGGCCGCCGAGTCCTACCGGTCTCATGACTATCGCCACCGGCTCACCGAGGCCCTCGGCGGCGTCGACCTCGATCACACCGAGTCGATCTTCAGCCGCCATGCTCCGCAGCTGCGCCGGGTGCTGTTCGCCACCGCGACGCCCGATCTGCCCGGCGCCGACGACACGCACCTGCACGCCGTGGAATCCGACGTCGACGGCCATGATCGGCTGGTCATCATCTACACCTCCGGATCGGCCGGCACCCCGAAGGCGGTGGTGCACACCCATGCGGGCCTGCTCGGACACCAACGCAACCTCAACGAGATCCGGCGCCTCACGGTCACCGACATTCTGTTCTGCAACTCGCCGTTCTTCTGGATCGGCGGGTTCGGCTACGCGCTGCTGGCGACCGTGCTGGCCGGGTCGACACTGTTGTGCTCCACGGCCGCCGATGCCGGCGCGACGCTGGATCTGTTGGAGGCCGAGAAACCCACAGTCACCAACGGCTTCGCCGGCACCGTCGCCGGGCTGGCCCGTCACCGAAGTTTCGGCCGGCGCGACCTCACCACGCTGCGCCGCGGCAATCTGTATCCGATCATGGCGCCGCAGACCCGCCCGGCCGACACCGCGCTGCGCCACAACATGTTGGGGCTGACCGAAACCGGTGGCCCGGTGTTGCTCAGCGGCGACGAGACCGACCAGCCCGAGCACCGGCGCGGAAGCTTCGGCAAGCCCGCCCCCGGCTTCGAATGCCGGGTCGAATCCGGTGAGTTGCTGCTGCGAGGGCGCTACCTGATGCAGGGGTATCACAAACGCAGCCGCGAGGAGTCCTTCGACGCCGACGGCTGGTTCCACACCGGGGATCTGGTCCGCACCGATGCCGACGGCTACTACTACTACCTGGGCCGCCGTGATGCGGTGATCAAGACCGGCGGCGCCAATGTTTCTCCGGCCGAGGTCGAAGCCGCCATCACCAAGGTGACCGGCTGCGCCGCCGTCCACGTGTTCGGCCTGCCCGACCCCGAGCGCGGACAGGTCGTGGCCGCGGTGATCGTGCCCGGCAGCGCGCAGGTGAACGTGGCGTCGCTGGGCGACCGACTCAGAACCGAGCTCTCCGCCTACAAGATCCCCCGCAGGGTCACCACCGTGGCCGCCGATGATCTTCCCCTGCTTCCCGGCGGCAAGGTCGACACGCGCGGGCTGGCGAAGGCGTTTCATGGCTGA
- a CDS encoding class I adenylate-forming enzyme family protein: MADPMTIDALLRARAAAAAHKPAVIDPTTRLSYRDLDASSRELSAVLVQAGVGKGTRVGLIMPNGVDWVRIATAVTRIGAVLVPLSTLLTGPELVAQLRSAAVQFLISVEEFRGHRYLDDLDAQMTGPATLPALQTVWTDDQLTGGTAAPHLSRIVDALAETVTPADPLVIMFTSGSSGPPKGVLHSHGSALGAVRSSLSARCIDADTRLYLPMPFFWVGGFGGGVLSTLMAQATLITEDVPKPQTTLRLLESERVTLFRGWPSQAEALARHAGGTDLSSLRPGSLDALLAPELRAEPGARANLFGMTETFGPYCGYPADTDMPRSAWGSCGQPFDGMEVRIVDTGTGTPVPAGTPGAIQVRGPHILRGLCRRSREETFTVDGFYPTGDLGRLDTDGFLFYHGRSDDMFKVSGASVYPSEVETALRGIDGVAAAAVTNVAGTDGDRVGAVVAGAALSVDHLRDRARAVLSSFKVPTVWLLVDDPDGLPRGATGKVDVARLRQMLVDPGRARRS; encoded by the coding sequence ATGGCTGACCCGATGACCATCGACGCCCTGCTCCGCGCCCGAGCCGCGGCGGCGGCGCACAAACCCGCCGTGATCGATCCGACGACCCGGCTGAGCTACCGGGACCTCGATGCGTCGTCGCGGGAACTGTCGGCGGTGCTCGTGCAGGCAGGGGTCGGCAAGGGCACCCGGGTCGGGCTGATCATGCCCAACGGCGTGGACTGGGTCCGGATCGCCACCGCGGTGACCCGCATCGGCGCGGTGCTGGTTCCGTTGAGCACCCTGCTGACCGGCCCGGAACTCGTCGCCCAGCTGCGCAGCGCCGCGGTGCAGTTCCTGATCAGCGTCGAGGAGTTCCGCGGCCACCGTTACCTCGACGACCTGGATGCGCAGATGACCGGTCCGGCAACGCTTCCGGCACTGCAAACGGTGTGGACCGACGATCAGCTGACCGGCGGTACCGCGGCACCGCACCTGAGCCGGATCGTCGATGCGCTCGCCGAGACCGTGACCCCCGCCGACCCGCTGGTGATCATGTTCACCTCCGGAAGCAGCGGCCCCCCCAAGGGAGTGCTGCACTCGCACGGCAGTGCCCTCGGCGCGGTCCGCTCCAGTCTCTCCGCCCGCTGCATCGATGCCGACACCAGGCTGTATCTGCCGATGCCGTTCTTCTGGGTCGGCGGTTTCGGCGGCGGCGTGCTGTCCACGCTGATGGCCCAGGCGACCCTGATCACCGAGGACGTCCCGAAACCGCAGACCACCCTGCGGCTGCTGGAATCGGAGCGGGTGACGTTGTTCCGCGGCTGGCCGAGCCAGGCCGAGGCCTTAGCTCGCCACGCCGGCGGCACCGACCTGTCAAGCCTGCGGCCGGGCAGTCTCGACGCGCTGTTGGCGCCGGAGTTGCGCGCCGAACCCGGAGCGCGCGCCAACCTGTTCGGTATGACCGAGACCTTCGGACCGTACTGCGGCTACCCCGCGGACACCGACATGCCCCGGTCGGCGTGGGGCAGTTGCGGACAACCGTTCGACGGCATGGAGGTGCGCATCGTCGACACCGGCACCGGCACGCCGGTGCCGGCCGGGACACCGGGGGCGATCCAGGTGCGCGGGCCCCACATTCTGCGCGGTCTGTGCCGCCGCTCCCGCGAAGAGACCTTCACCGTCGACGGTTTCTACCCCACCGGTGATTTGGGCCGGCTCGACACCGACGGGTTCCTCTTCTACCACGGCAGATCCGACGACATGTTCAAGGTCAGCGGCGCCAGCGTGTATCCGAGCGAGGTCGAAACGGCGCTGCGTGGCATCGACGGCGTGGCCGCGGCCGCGGTGACCAACGTGGCCGGCACCGACGGTGACCGGGTGGGGGCGGTGGTGGCCGGCGCTGCGCTGAGTGTGGATCACCTGCGCGATCGGGCTCGCGCAGTGCTCAGTTCGTTCAAGGTGCCGACGGTGTGGCTGCTGGTCGACGATCCGGACGGGCTTCCCCGCGGAGCGACCGGAAAGGTCGACGTCGCCCGCCTGCGCCAGATGCTGGTTGATCCCGGCCGGGCCCGGAGATCCTGA
- a CDS encoding GntR family transcriptional regulator, translating to MGAADFPVRSQLSEEVARFVRTRIFNGDYAAGDYVRLDQLAAELGVSVTPVREALFGLRAEGMLEQLPHRGFVVLPVTKRDIIDVSAVQAHIGGELAARAAAAITDDRLRELGALQDQLEDAYASGDGERAVRLNHEFHRAINVAAESPKLAQLMSQITRYAPESVFPIIAGWPAKSSRHHRRLLAALARHDEQRARAVMAEHLAAGAAPLIGHLVERGVVEPERRAATRRS from the coding sequence GTGGGCGCTGCAGATTTCCCGGTGCGATCACAGCTCTCCGAGGAGGTGGCGCGCTTCGTCCGCACGCGGATCTTCAACGGTGACTACGCCGCCGGGGACTATGTGCGGCTCGACCAGTTGGCGGCCGAATTGGGTGTCAGCGTGACCCCGGTGCGTGAGGCGCTGTTCGGGCTGCGCGCCGAGGGCATGCTCGAGCAACTGCCGCATCGCGGCTTCGTGGTCCTGCCGGTCACCAAACGCGACATCATCGATGTCTCGGCCGTCCAGGCCCACATCGGCGGTGAGCTCGCGGCCCGGGCGGCGGCCGCCATCACCGACGACCGGCTGCGTGAACTCGGTGCCCTCCAGGATCAACTCGAGGACGCCTATGCCTCCGGTGACGGAGAACGTGCCGTGCGGCTCAACCACGAGTTCCACCGCGCGATCAACGTCGCCGCCGAATCGCCCAAGCTGGCGCAGCTGATGTCGCAGATCACCCGGTACGCGCCGGAATCGGTGTTCCCCATAATCGCCGGCTGGCCGGCCAAGTCGAGCCGGCATCACCGCCGCCTGTTGGCCGCGCTGGCCAGGCACGACGAACAGCGGGCCCGCGCCGTGATGGCCGAACACCTGGCCGCCGGTGCGGCACCGCTGATCGGTCACCTCGTCGAACGGGGGGTGGTGGAGCCGGAGCGTCGGGCGGCGACGCGGCGATCGTGA
- a CDS encoding acyl-CoA dehydrogenase family protein, with amino-acid sequence MTRLAETLGLTEVQTEIVHTVRQFVDKEVIPAAAELERSDTYPQALVDTMRNMGLFGLMIPEDYGGLGESLLTYALCVEELARGWMSVSGVLNTHFIVAYMLRQHGTDEQKQRFLPPMATGETRGAFSMSEPELGSDVAAIRTRATRETDGAYTISGQKMWLTNGGSSTLVAVLVRTDEGADKPHRNLTTFLVEKPVGFGEVLPGVTIPGKIDKLGYKGIDTTELLFDGYRASADDILGNAPGQGFVQMMDGIEVGRVNVSARACGVGIRAFELAVRYARQRETFGKPIAEHQAIAFQLAEMATKVEAAHLMMVNAARLKDSGERNDVAAGMAKYLASEFCSEVTQQSFRIHGGYGYSKEYEIERLMRDAPFLLIGEGTSEIQKQIISKRLLADYQV; translated from the coding sequence ATGACCAGACTCGCTGAGACCCTGGGCCTCACCGAGGTCCAGACCGAGATCGTTCACACCGTCCGGCAATTCGTCGACAAGGAGGTCATCCCCGCGGCGGCAGAACTGGAACGCAGCGACACCTATCCGCAGGCCCTCGTCGACACGATGCGCAACATGGGCCTGTTCGGTCTGATGATCCCGGAGGACTACGGCGGGCTCGGGGAATCGCTGCTGACCTATGCCCTGTGCGTCGAGGAGCTCGCCCGCGGCTGGATGAGCGTGTCGGGTGTGCTCAACACCCATTTCATCGTCGCCTACATGCTGCGCCAACACGGAACCGACGAACAGAAGCAGCGTTTCCTGCCGCCGATGGCGACCGGTGAGACCCGCGGGGCGTTCTCCATGTCCGAGCCGGAACTGGGGTCGGACGTGGCCGCGATCCGCACCCGGGCCACCCGCGAAACCGACGGCGCGTACACCATCAGCGGGCAGAAGATGTGGCTGACCAACGGCGGCAGTTCCACGCTGGTGGCCGTCTTGGTGCGCACCGACGAGGGTGCGGACAAACCGCACCGCAACCTCACCACCTTCCTGGTGGAAAAACCGGTCGGATTCGGCGAAGTCCTGCCCGGAGTGACCATCCCGGGAAAGATCGACAAGCTCGGCTACAAGGGCATCGACACCACCGAGTTGCTCTTCGACGGCTACCGTGCCAGCGCCGACGACATCCTCGGTAATGCCCCCGGTCAGGGGTTCGTTCAGATGATGGACGGGATCGAGGTCGGCCGGGTCAACGTGTCGGCGCGGGCCTGTGGGGTGGGGATCCGGGCGTTCGAGCTCGCGGTGCGCTACGCCCGGCAGCGGGAAACGTTCGGCAAGCCGATCGCCGAGCACCAGGCCATCGCCTTCCAACTCGCCGAGATGGCCACCAAAGTCGAGGCGGCACATCTGATGATGGTCAATGCCGCCCGGCTCAAGGACTCCGGGGAGCGCAACGATGTGGCCGCGGGTATGGCCAAATACCTGGCCAGCGAGTTCTGCTCGGAGGTCACCCAGCAGAGCTTCCGCATCCACGGCGGCTACGGCTACTCCAAGGAGTACGAGATCGAGCGACTGATGCGCGACGCTCCGTTCCTGCTCATCGGCGAGGGCACCAGCGAGATCCAGAAACAGATCATCAGCAAACGGTTGCTGGCCGACTACCAGGTGTGA
- a CDS encoding acetyl-CoA C-acetyltransferase, with amino-acid sequence MRARDTVICEPVRTPIGRYGGAFASLTAVDLGVAALAGLLERTGVAHDAIDDVILGHCYPSSEAPAIGRVVALDAGLPVTVPGMQVDRRCGSGLQAVIQACLQVASGANDLVVAGGAESMSNVAFYSTDMRWGASRGGIRVHDGLARGRTTAGGRHHPVPGGMLETAENLRREYAISRAEQDALAVTSHQRAVAAQDSGVLAQEIIGVAVSTRDGDEVVAHDEHPRADTSMESLSTLRPVLGRSDPEATVTAGNASGQNDAASMCLVTTPEKAQELGLTPLVRLVSWAVAGVGPAVMGIGPVPATEAALSTAGLRLADIDVIELNEAFAAQALAVMAQWGFGAADRERVNVHGSGISLGHPVGATGGRMLATLARELARRGDRYGLETMCIGGGQGLAAVFERVGAP; translated from the coding sequence GTGAGAGCCCGCGACACCGTGATCTGCGAGCCGGTACGCACCCCGATCGGCCGCTACGGGGGAGCGTTCGCCTCGCTGACGGCGGTCGACCTCGGCGTCGCCGCGCTCGCCGGCCTGCTGGAACGCACCGGGGTGGCCCACGACGCGATCGATGATGTGATCCTGGGGCACTGCTATCCGAGCAGCGAGGCACCGGCGATCGGTCGCGTCGTGGCGCTCGATGCCGGGCTGCCGGTGACGGTTCCGGGGATGCAGGTCGACCGCCGCTGCGGTTCGGGCCTGCAGGCGGTCATCCAGGCATGCCTGCAGGTGGCCAGCGGCGCCAACGATCTGGTCGTGGCCGGAGGCGCGGAGAGCATGAGCAATGTGGCGTTCTACTCCACCGACATGCGCTGGGGCGCATCCCGCGGCGGAATCCGGGTGCACGACGGTCTGGCCCGTGGCCGCACCACCGCCGGCGGGCGGCACCATCCGGTGCCCGGCGGCATGCTGGAGACCGCTGAGAACCTGCGCCGGGAGTACGCCATCTCCCGCGCCGAGCAAGACGCGCTGGCGGTGACGTCGCACCAGCGCGCGGTGGCCGCCCAGGACAGCGGCGTCCTTGCCCAGGAGATCATCGGTGTCGCGGTGTCCACCCGCGACGGCGACGAGGTGGTCGCCCACGACGAGCATCCACGGGCGGACACCTCGATGGAGTCGCTGAGCACCCTCAGGCCCGTTCTGGGCAGAAGCGACCCCGAGGCGACGGTCACCGCGGGCAACGCCAGCGGTCAGAACGACGCCGCCTCGATGTGTTTGGTGACCACCCCGGAGAAGGCCCAGGAACTCGGCCTGACGCCGCTGGTGCGGTTGGTGTCGTGGGCCGTCGCGGGGGTGGGGCCCGCCGTCATGGGCATCGGCCCGGTGCCGGCGACCGAGGCGGCGCTGTCCACGGCGGGGCTGCGGCTCGCCGACATCGACGTGATCGAGTTGAACGAGGCGTTCGCCGCGCAGGCACTCGCGGTGATGGCGCAGTGGGGTTTCGGTGCCGCCGACCGGGAACGGGTCAACGTGCACGGCTCGGGGATCTCGCTGGGACACCCGGTCGGGGCCACCGGGGGCCGGATGCTGGCCACCCTGGCCCGTGAACTCGCCCGGCGCGGCGACCGCTACGGGCTGGAGACCATGTGCATCGGCGGTGGCCAGGGGCTCGCCGCCGTCTTCGAAAGGGTGGGGGCGCCATGA
- the fabG gene encoding 3-oxoacyl-ACP reductase FabG — protein MSLLTGQTAVITGGAQGLGLAIAEKFVSEGARVVLGDINPTATQSAAEHLGGPDVALATSCDVTRASDVETLVATAVERFGGLDIMVNNAGITRDATMRKMTEEQFDQVIAVHLKGTWNGVRAAAAVMREQKRGAIVNMSSISGKVGMIGQTNYSAAKAGIVGMTKAASKELAYLGVRVNAIQPGLIRSAMTEAMPQHIWDSKEAEVPLGRAGEPDEVAKVALFLASGMSSYMTGTVLEVTGGRHL, from the coding sequence ATGTCCTTGTTGACCGGTCAGACGGCGGTCATCACCGGTGGTGCACAGGGTCTGGGTTTGGCGATCGCGGAGAAGTTCGTCTCCGAGGGCGCCCGGGTGGTCCTCGGCGACATCAACCCGACGGCCACGCAATCGGCCGCCGAACACCTCGGCGGGCCCGACGTGGCGTTGGCGACGAGTTGCGACGTCACCCGCGCCTCGGACGTCGAGACGTTGGTCGCCACCGCCGTCGAACGGTTCGGCGGATTGGACATCATGGTGAACAACGCCGGGATCACCCGCGACGCCACCATGCGCAAGATGACCGAGGAGCAGTTCGACCAGGTCATCGCCGTTCATCTGAAGGGCACCTGGAACGGTGTGCGGGCGGCCGCCGCGGTCATGCGCGAACAGAAGCGCGGCGCGATCGTCAACATGTCCTCGATCTCCGGCAAGGTCGGCATGATCGGACAGACGAACTATTCGGCGGCCAAGGCGGGCATCGTCGGGATGACCAAGGCCGCCAGCAAGGAACTGGCCTACCTCGGGGTCCGGGTCAACGCAATCCAGCCGGGCCTGATCCGTTCGGCGATGACTGAGGCGATGCCGCAGCACATCTGGGACTCGAAAGAGGCCGAGGTGCCGCTGGGGCGTGCCGGCGAGCCCGACGAGGTGGCCAAGGTGGCGCTGTTCCTGGCCTCCGGCATGTCCTCCTACATGACCGGCACGGTGCTCGAGGTGACCGGCGGCAGGCATCTGTGA